The following coding sequences lie in one Polynucleobacter sp. HIN7 genomic window:
- a CDS encoding autotransporter outer membrane beta-barrel domain-containing protein, with translation MSISFSRLASGVTGFINYAVSATPGIYSTPSISVYDSSGRLLATFTPNISTPGGLNGGSILGFRLSSAQIARLDLSNAYIVLTDLQAFFGPSAADTQQSLVNTASVLQGTFTLQNTVMVNGFTYDCSLFDKRGICVSAGGRNTTVQAQGINNTSGLLIASYRLDKNNSRIGAWVDQNLSRSGPGTVQLGNSTPMIGLFGVWSQRPDGVGAEVKVSAAYGQKDTTITRQVVGTSEAGSGGSQLISQGAQVVAKYGFAVMPDVVVSPYAGVRYTQNNMGGYTEAATSAVTAPLTYSALNTNATTVLAGAEARYRGIPKTTLFASAGVETDTNTSNGSYSATGVDGLTPVNFNPNPVKTRPTATVGGYYDILKNQRIGVTGIYRQEPFQAVSTSTVMATYTIGL, from the coding sequence ATGAGCATTTCTTTTTCAAGACTTGCCAGTGGCGTAACGGGCTTTATCAATTATGCTGTAAGCGCAACTCCTGGAATCTACTCAACGCCATCCATCTCTGTATACGACTCCTCGGGAAGATTATTGGCGACTTTTACGCCCAATATTTCAACCCCAGGCGGGCTCAATGGTGGATCCATCCTTGGATTTCGTCTAAGCTCAGCTCAAATTGCAAGATTAGACTTATCAAATGCATATATAGTGTTAACTGATCTTCAGGCATTTTTCGGTCCCTCCGCCGCTGACACTCAACAATCCCTCGTCAACACCGCCTCAGTCTTGCAAGGTACCTTTACTTTACAAAATACCGTCATGGTCAATGGCTTTACCTATGACTGCTCCTTATTTGATAAGCGTGGTATTTGTGTTAGTGCGGGTGGTCGCAATACCACCGTACAAGCTCAAGGGATCAACAACACCAGCGGCTTATTGATCGCCTCTTACCGCTTGGATAAGAACAACAGCCGAATTGGTGCCTGGGTGGATCAGAACTTATCTCGTAGCGGTCCCGGCACGGTTCAATTGGGTAATAGCACCCCCATGATTGGACTCTTTGGGGTGTGGAGCCAGCGTCCCGATGGAGTGGGTGCGGAAGTCAAAGTCTCTGCCGCTTATGGACAAAAAGATACGACTATTACTCGTCAGGTGGTTGGTACTAGTGAAGCCGGTAGTGGCGGTTCCCAACTGATTAGCCAAGGTGCTCAAGTGGTCGCCAAGTATGGTTTTGCTGTGATGCCTGATGTAGTTGTATCTCCTTATGCGGGAGTGCGGTATACCCAAAACAATATGGGTGGCTATACCGAAGCCGCTACCAGTGCAGTAACAGCACCGCTTACCTACTCAGCATTGAATACCAATGCCACCACTGTACTAGCTGGCGCTGAAGCCAGATACCGTGGTATTCCAAAGACTACCTTGTTTGCCAGTGCGGGCGTTGAGACCGATACCAATACCAGTAATGGCTCATACTCAGCCACTGGAGTGGATGGTTTAACCCCCGTGAACTTCAACCCCAATCCAGTCAAGACCAGACCCACTGCAACAGTCGGCGGCTACTATGACATCCTCAAGAACCAACGTATTGGTGTCACTGGCATTTACCGCCAAGAGCCATTTCAAGCCGTGTCAACCTCTACGGTGATGGCGACTTACACCATCGGCTTGTAA
- a CDS encoding tyrosine-type recombinase/integrase, with protein sequence MASIRNRNGKWQARITRKGQQAVAKSFSNKQDAEKWARQIESEIDKGCYTNLVLAERTLFCEVIERYIQEVTLKTRSMREDTYRLKALARHPIAKQSMVNLTPMKVAEYRDERLKIVCNGTVIRELSYFSSIINHARREWGININNPIPLVKKPPSTQGRSRILTNEELSRLYEALKPRVKNANHWILPIVKFALATAMRRGELLALKWTDIDLNKQTAHIPITKNGDSRTVPLSSEAVLVLKDLPRSINGKVFPITNSTLSAAIERARTKANIDDFHFHDLRHMAITSLADKLPNLIELSSVTGHRSLAMLKRYYHPRAEDIARKLDKIA encoded by the coding sequence ATGGCATCGATTCGTAACCGTAACGGTAAGTGGCAAGCCCGAATCACCCGCAAAGGACAACAAGCTGTTGCCAAGTCCTTCTCAAACAAACAAGATGCAGAAAAATGGGCAAGGCAGATCGAATCCGAAATTGATAAGGGCTGCTATACCAATTTAGTTCTGGCTGAGCGAACCTTGTTTTGCGAAGTAATTGAGCGATATATCCAAGAAGTCACCCTGAAAACTCGTAGTATGCGAGAGGACACTTATCGATTAAAAGCTCTGGCAAGGCATCCAATTGCCAAACAATCGATGGTAAATCTAACGCCCATGAAAGTAGCGGAATATCGAGATGAACGACTAAAGATAGTCTGTAATGGCACAGTTATTCGAGAGCTGAGTTACTTCTCTTCCATTATTAATCACGCCAGACGGGAATGGGGCATCAATATTAATAATCCTATCCCGCTAGTAAAAAAGCCGCCCAGCACCCAGGGAAGAAGTCGCATCCTAACAAATGAGGAGCTTAGTAGACTATATGAAGCACTCAAACCGAGAGTTAAAAATGCAAATCACTGGATTCTTCCAATAGTTAAGTTTGCCCTTGCAACTGCAATGAGGCGTGGGGAATTATTGGCTTTGAAATGGACTGATATTGACCTTAATAAACAAACGGCACATATCCCGATAACAAAGAATGGTGATAGCAGAACTGTTCCACTGTCTTCAGAAGCAGTTTTAGTACTAAAAGATCTCCCAAGAAGTATTAACGGGAAAGTGTTTCCAATCACTAACTCCACCCTCTCGGCAGCGATTGAAAGAGCAAGAACTAAAGCAAATATTGATGACTTTCATTTTCATGACCTACGCCACATGGCAATAACCAGTCTTGCCGATAAACTACCTAACTTAATTGAGTTGTCTTCTGTAACGGGTCATCGAAGTCTTGCTATGCTTAAACGCTATTACCATCCAAGAGCTGAGGATATTGCAAGAAAGTTAGATAAGATTGCCTAA